The segment ttcttctcgctatctcactcccccctgccgggagatgctctgacatcgcGTTGGCCGAAAGCCAGGCTTACACGTTCCCTCCGGTGAAGATTTGcctgtgttgtgcaaaatcagggaggagagtgtcagttatactcgtggccccgaactggccgaatcagccctggttcgcggacctgagagagttagtgatggctcccccatggcgaatccccctcaggcaggacctgctgtctcaggcgaacggcacaatatggcaccaaagccccgagctgtggaaccttcatgtgtggccgctgcGGGGACCCTAATAAGCGGGACGCTCTGCACTCACGAGTGCTGAACACACAGAGACGAGCGCACCATCAAACAGTCGCTGCTACGCGTAGAAGTggagttttcacaaaatggtgcgaggacatttatattgacccggggacctgttccgtgtcggatgttttgcactttctacagcacagtatggaAAGCAGGAGTTTGAAACCAtccacgctgaaggtgtatgtgaccgctattgccgcttttcgttccccggttgacgggcaaacgatcggtaagcacgctctggtaatcaattttctcaggggagcaaggagatttgtgtacttcatggccgccctccgtgccgccgtgggatttagctctagttttgagggctctatCTCTTACTACCGTTCGAGCCCTTAGCTTCGATTGCGGTTAAGGAGCTTCCCTGAAGTCTGCTTTGCTTCTTGCTCTCGCCTCGGAGACTTTCATGAGTTTTTGGTGAACGATATTGCATCGGtttcggacctggcgactgtaaTGTCACTCTCCGGCCGAGACCGGGTTTCGTTCCGAAGTCACTCAATACACCGTTTTGTTTCCCTGCTCGCCTTATCTGTTGAGCCGTCAGCCTCGCTCAGAGCGGCGGGAACCTGTTAGGGTTTTTTACGGATGTATATGGATCGCTCGGCCGCCTTTCGTCAGTCGGACCAGCTGTTCGTGTGCTTGGTGGATGTaataagggacgtgctgtttctaaacagagactttctcactggatcgtGGACGCTATCGAATGCCAGAGGAAGGATTATCCCCTCAATATCAGAGCTCATTCTGCGAGgacaatataaatgcttcctgatgggcctggtctagaggtatgtctgtccagtatttatgttttgctgctatctggtcttcccagaacacaatcgccaggttttacaagctggatgtaccctctgtagcgtcacatgtactagttaagttttattcattctgttataaccagctatacagtagttaccatggctgctaactctgtgttatggtttataTGGTTTATGCAGTAGTCACCGCAAACGCCGTCGACTCTGTTTAACTCTCATGCTTGAGTGCTTATTGCGTTGTGTCTGCCCTGGTTAGTGCAGACTTCGATTTATTGCTTGAAATTATGCAAATTTTGTTAGGGTCGGAGCagatgtctcattggtctagttccgcctatcagatgcaagcactcttagcgacacggccattgactagaactgtcctgcttatgtgtgggggtgattgactccgttcagggcttatcttcactgctctcacggtgggattttatacagttcccatatacgtcttagctgacgtaatgttgagttaccgcctcgagagggaacgtctccggttactatcgtaacctcagttccctgagaggcgggaacgagacattatgtTAGCCGCTgtggtcgctgtttgatcagctgtgctagcgttcagtcgtgattctgacgtaattttcgcgcccatgcattttatactgcccactgtcctgtcagtatttgcatgcttcgcgtcaattggccagctgcccccagctggcattagccaataagatttcagcgaaagtggagaagggaggagttcccatatacgtcttagctgacgtaatgtctcgttcccgcctctcagggaaccgaggttacgatagtaaccggagacgttttccacgcgtttttaggcgcgatatgtgaacggcccctaaaacATTCTGTGAAAAAGCACATTGTGTGTAGGTGAGATGTTAAAGAATCATTTACCCTGTGCACTTGAATCAGAGCTGCTGTTCTTCACGTCCTCTTCTACAGGAGTGTGTTCGTCTGAGCTATTACCAGATATAAGATGAGAGCATTTAAGCACAGAGTATATGATGAATATATTACTGTTCATAGACTGCTTTCTCAGCTGGGACATCCACAACAAAAAATACAcacaacttaataaaaaaaaaaaagataaaatagccTAAACCACAaagaataaaaatacatgaaaccaATCATCTAATGGTTTGTGCAATGAGAAATGAACACAACAAAATTCCATGACAACGTAGTGACAATGTAGATTTCCAGAGAAGGCTACATGATGTGAGTATCAAAATATGGTGTATCttgcaaaaaatgtatattgatttATGTGTTGCAATTGTTCATTGCATTAATAGATAGTGACGTATCGTTAAACCCCTTTTATactttataaaacatatatatatatatatatatatataaagcgacttacagtgcattcaggctatgaatttttacctatcatgtgttatatatatatatatatatatatatatatatatatatatatatatatatatatatatatatatattgtatttaatatgaactcatattaaatatttaatataaatatttcatatttaatatgaaCTCACTCAGGCTCTCTGACTCTTGGAGAATATCCCCAGACCTCAGGACATCCCAGTTCACCAATTCTCTCACGTTCCTGTAGACGCCTTGATAGAGAAAAGCAGAAAACAAGTAAATGCAATGCTCAGTAACTGCTCGTGCCGTGTATGCTCGCTCATGAAGACTGAAGCGAGTCTGACCTCGCGTTGAAGGCGTCTTGTCTCTGTCGCTGGGCATCATCTCTCTTCTCATAGTAATCGGATCTTGATCCGAAGCCGTGATCTCGGTCTCTCTGATCTGACCAATTTAACCGATCTCTTTCCCTTGACCTGGAACGACTACGGGAATTCTCTACTCGGAACCGGTTTCTGTTCCTCTCTTTGTCGTTGTGTCGCGACCTGTGCTCGTCTTCGTGCTCGTGTCTGTGGTTCTTCAGCCCGTGGTCCGGTGAGCGGCTGCGGCGGCGTCTCTTCGGGCTCTCAGCGCCTGAATATTTCACGTCCAGCTCGGGCATTACTACAATCTGTATTATTAACTTTAACGGTAATTTAATGACGTTTGGATAGCCTTTTTTAGTTAGGTCATAAAGCGGCCTGCTAATTACATTTTGTTGGTCATGTCGCAGTTCACCAAGCTAGCTAGATAATGATTTTAGCGAATTGCGATTTTTGTTTTAGCTAATGAGACAAATGAAAAAATAGTTAACTTATATAAATCACGGTGGTGTCGAGACTCATCACGAAACCAGTAAACAACTTAAACGCGGGTCATGAGACCAAAATGTGTACTAGCGTCGTTGAAATGCAACTTGTTCCGGCTTGTGTTTACGTTTGCCTTATTCTTTTGTAAAGAATTGTGTAGCAAGACGCGCGCAATATCGCCCCCTGGAGACCTGGAAGGCGCATATTGAAACTACACTTTTTTGCCACCGATAAGTTTTGGATTGCTTATTGAATATGGAAAATGCATGCTGATTTAATCATTTGTTCTTGTAAGTATAAAGACAGTCTATGACAGACCGGGTTACCCAATAGGCTATACGACATAATGAACGCTTTGCTAGTTGTCATAAAAATGTTCAGAGGCGGACAGTAGTGTAGTATTTTTACTCTGCTGTAAAAGTACTTTTCAAGTGTCTGTACTTTCTCAGTGTTTTTCTTTAGAACATTTTACTTCACAACATTCCAAGgcataatattgtactttttgCTGCACTACGTTTcatgttaaatataatttaatacttaattacattagaaatctattacttttgttacttttactcaagtaatgtaATTCAAATATTTACTTGAGTACAAAATAAGTACtagatttttaatattattaagtaTTAAAGGTAAAACAAACAACCTTTATTTATGAATTGCAGTAAAAAGTACGacattatgctttggaatgtagttaAGTAAAGTTTTCCAAAGAAAAACACTCCGATAAActacatatacttttttaaaatttaattgattaaagtaaaaatacttcaaTACTGTCCGCCTCTGAAAAGTTTCATTCATGAATACCAAAATAacaaaattgcatttgttttttgtttgtttttaagcacCTGACAGTTGCCACATGAGTgtctgaatgtaaatgtaatttattacctttatttaaccagaaaaATAAGACTTGATGAAATTAAAATCTATTTGACAGGAGTGTCCTGGCCAAGATAGGCAGCTAAGTTtgcaaatacaaataaacaacatACAATACAAAAACTAGAGTAAAATGGCAAATAATTCAATATGGCTTTATCAACAGATAAtcaatgtatttttgtgtttactgggattttttatttattattattattttttttttttaaataataataatcacaaaaggggtttgaaacaaacaaaaaaacacacttcTAGAATAGCCTACACATTTGAAGAGTTCAGTTGCAAAAGCCTTAAAATGACGTTTGAAATTTTCTTATAAACTGAGCATTTTTTCACAGGCTCCTATGTGtaaattcagttatttcactttaatggcaacgaatattttcttttcattgccattaaagtaaaataactgaatataaaCATAGGACCCTTCAGTTTCAATCAACACTTCAAGGCTTTTGAATCTGAACTCTACATTTGTAACTTGGAGTTTTGAAAACCTGATAGTTACTGAGATGTATGAGACCGATAACACTGTAATAAAACGTTTATACTTGTCAATGATAAGTCTTGTCATACCAACAAAGCACGTtgtcattttcagttttttaaattcttcttcttaataataataataagaagaaagaatcatgttaatttatatagcacatttctacAGACTCAAAACTTTTTATTTACCATATACCATAAAAACTTCTTATATTACACTGGTCTGAAAAATTAAATGGACACGTTTTCTAATatggagagagaggggaaaaactGCAGCAGCAATGTAAAACTCATAAAGCTtttcaaatgaatgtaatttgCCCCGATTTGTACTTAAAATAAATCTCTGTATTAATTCATCACGCTTTTGTTTTCTATATCCCTATTCATATGTGTGCAAATACACGTAAAGTTGAAGGTAAAACCGTCCTGTCTCATTAACATTCATCACACGTATGTTGTGCGCGTCTCGTGTCGGTCTGCTGCTGGAGGAGAGACTCTTCCTCTCAGACAAGGAACTCGAGCTCCACAGCAACCGACTCACATTATCGCTGTCattattgtttttcagctaagGGAATCGTGGATTCTAACGGGTCGTTGTGCAGGTATAGGATTTTGGAAATTAATTTACAGAATTGTGGGATATTGAAACTTTAATTCATCTTTTTTAACCACATACGCGTTGCTGTACATCGTAGAGTCAAGATAGGCCGCGCGCCGCCGCCAAACCAGGAAGGAGAGTTGAATTGagccatttgtttttgttttcacgcTGACCGCTGCACACCGGAGTCCTACCGGTTCTGAGTGCTAACATCAAAAGGCTGTGGCCTCGCACGAATAGTATTCCGTGTGATCACGTCAAACTAGTCAAAAGGCTTTAGTTTTATGTCACTTTGCAAGATGCATATGTTTTAATGCTTGTCTTTTGTTGCTGTACGATTAGCCAGCTAGCCTGGCTGCGATTCTCGTGCACGTGCACATTTCGTTGCTTTTAATTTAGAAACAATaaagttgtattatttttttagtaatgGTTAGATCaacataaaaaagagagaaaaaaatgggcATGGAAATATGATTTGTCATAGTTTGTGAGAGTGTATCTTGCAGTAATGAATGCATAGTGTAGAAAGCTTTGCATAGAGTTGTGTTAATAACATCTGAACGCGTTTTGTAATAGATTTCATTAATATGTCCAAACTTTTAAAGTGTATTAAACTTTATTATACCTCTTTCCTCTCAGGCATGTCGAAACTAAAGCTAATATCTGCAGCAGACACTCAGTACCCAGCATCACTGTTGAGGTCCATCAATGATGAGCGACACAGCGGTTTATTCTGTGATGTCACCATAATTGTGCAAGACCGCAAGTTCAAAGCACACAAATGTGTGCTGTCTGCCTCGAGTACCTATTTCCGTCAACTTTTCTCAGTTGCTGGACAAGTAGTAGAGCTGAACTTCATCAAGGCAGACATATTTGATATGATCTTGAATTACATTTACACTTCTAAAATCTACAGAGTTCGATCAGACAGACTTGAGGATCTCATCAGCGCCAGTCAGGCTTTGGGCGTGACGTTCCTAGCCAATTTAGGAGCGCCGCTCGCACAAGTCAAGGGATTACCTGGCCTGTCCAAAGAAAGTGACAACAACACCATCAGTTCCTCTGAGAAGAATGAGACCGGAGGTGAAAATATGCCAATCATTACAGAGACGTTCTCACTGTCTGCTGAAGAATTCAACATGGCTTGTGGTAATACAGAAACTATACAGGAAGTGGACTCGGACAGCGATGATGTTCTTTTCGTCTCAAAAATAGAGGCCCCTCAAGCTCAGAAGACCAAGATATCAGATGTTAATGACAAAGAAGGTGGACCagaggcaaaaaaacaaaaagtcacaTGCGAGGAAGGAATTGCCTCTAAAGATTCAACAGCCCAAGAGAGAAACAACAAGCTTTCTTCTGAAAGAGATACATCACTCCAAAATAACCTTGAGCCCCAGCCAGATGTTGTTCTCCTCTCAAACCCAGAAGCCAGTAGCAGTGTTCTCACATCTCCAGTAAGATTGAGCTCAAACAGCGAACCCACCACCCCAGCTGGTGTGAACAGCCTTCCTTCAGATCCTCACAGCACCTCGCTGCCTCTAGACAACAACGAAGTACTCGGAGTCCAAAAGAAAAAGGTCCTTCTAGAGCACTCGCCCGATCATCCTGGAAAAATCAGACTGTCGGATGTAAGGCCGATGTATAGCACCAATAACGGTCCAGTACCAGCAATAAACATGGCTATGACAGTGTTGGGGAAAAAGACGATAACATTAGACAAAGCCTCGGAAATCGATTCGCTATCGCCTGGTTGTAAAGTGTATGCAAACATTGGTGAAGACACCTACGACATTGTTCCAGTAAAAGAGGATACCGTGGAGGGTTTGGCTCCTGGTAGGAAATCGCAAACCCCACACAGTGTTCCCAGTGTGACCAGTCACTCACCTCgaggaaagaaaaaaatcaagctGGATCAGGAGGATCACTATGAACTTATCATGGATGGAAAGACCTTTTACGTATGCATCGTGTGCAAGCGTCCCTATGTGTGCCTGACGAGCCTCAGGCGGCACTTTAACACTCACTCGTGGGAACGGAAGTATCCGTGCCATTACTGCAGCAAGGTTTTCGCCCTGGCCGAGTACAGAACCAAACATGAAATCACACACACGGGCGAAAGACGCTACCAGTGTTTACTGTGCAGTGAAACGTTTCTCAATTATCAGATTTTGTCCACCCACTGTAAGCAAATGCACAACCAGGACCCGTCGGGAAGAAAAGAGAAAGATGATTCATGCAACAACTTGTATCGGCTGCTGCCTTGCAAAACGTTGCAGTTCAAACCATATTCCTTTGTGTCCGAAGAGCCTGGGGAGATTCCGGTCATTGCTGAAGATGGGACTGTCCAACATGTAGACCCAGACAAAGAGCACTTTACCAACCAGCCACTTCCAGCTAGCCAAAGCAAAGCAATGACCTGGGACGACATCTTTGTAGATTCTGAAGCACAAAACAGAGCGGCAGCTCACGTTCGACTGGATCCACCTCCACGGCCTATCGACCAAATAAATGCCGAAACCAGGAATGAATTTGAGTTTGTTATACCAGAGACGTATTGAGCATGCTTGTGCACTGCTCTGGCTCAGGTGCCTTGttcatttgtcttttaatttgagGTGCAGGTGGTCGTGGTTCTCTGGACCATTTGATTGAAAATATCCATCAACTCATGAAAGTTTTTTCAAGGTGCTTTAATGTATATTTAGGAAATGTATTAGTGTTGGTTTACAGTTCATGCTTCGTCAGATAATATTACTAAGTAgacaatacatattttatgtagagCTACATTCAACCTGTGTAGAGCTGATCCTTAAGATTTTCTATTCCAGTTTATGTTTCAGACATTATAACCCTGTTGGATGTAATTAGAGGGATCAAGTACAGGCTATTGCAGTTTGTTACAGATATTTTATACAATTCTGTTATTTTGATAAATCCTTTTTACATAAATCCTATCCAAAAACAAATGTAACTTCGGAGTCCACATACAGCACACATATTTGAAACGCTAACATTGTTTTTCTTGTCAGCTTCTTAGCGTAGTTATTAATGATTGTTTGGCACTAGATAGTTCAGTGTTAATGGCAGGTTTCAATCCTGTGGTAAGGAAAAGTTGGGGAATGTttgtatttatagtttttttttttaagatcgaTGGagtaaatgtgtgaaatgtttaTGTCATCTGTCCAGTAATTATGTTTTGAGGTTGTTTATTTATATGCTGGCCATATATCCTGATATAGTTTCCCAGACAGTAACTGAGACCTGAAGAGAAATATTCCTCCCTCCTCCGCTCATGTCCAGAGAAACAAGATACTGAATTGTCAGGGTAATCAAAGGATCATGTTGGTAATACAGAGGACCTCTCCTTTACGGTTGAATATTTTGTacatatattgttttttaaaattattttttcagcatagatttatgaattattttagcTTTGTGGGCCGTGAGAAGAAGCTGTGAATACGTTGAGATTCCTTCAGTCAGAACTATTGCTTTAACACCATAACCATGTACATGATAGTACTGAAgaccttcatttgaacagtttcTTTTCATATGGATCCTATTTATTATTAGGTCTtagtgtgatataaactcaaataaaattttgaagaaAGTACACACGTTTCTTTTATTTCCAAGTgatttgttttcataattatgATAACCACCAGTCAATATGAACATCCCTGACTCTAGTGGATCTTGTCAATCAACGTATTATAATGCACTGATACATGAATTATCTATAAGGTTCTACATGATGAGGGATAAAATGGATTCAATGGTCAAATACCAGTGAACATATTTAGAAATGCACGTGTGATAATGTAGCAAAAAATCTCTTCCAGCTATACATATCTAACTTTCAGTCTTTCATTTCAAGATTTAAACATCAAATGTAAACAAATGCTTTGATGTGGCCAAAAATGAACAATCGAGGCAAAGATCCAATTTACAAGTTTTCTTTATAGCATGTGACTGTTATACAACCACCAGTTGCAACCAAATGTCAACCAGGAAGTAATAAAATCATTGTATTAATATCTCTACTCACATCAGTAAAGGACAATGTTCTGAAGTACAGCTTATAGACTTGACATTCACAGTAAGCACGCAAGCAGATGAAAAGGAGAACACTATGGTCTTAAATCTCAAGAAAAGGCAGTTTGATTGTTCAGTATATGTACAACATATAGAGCATTGCGCACACACAGATACATTTGCAATGTGGAGGGACATCCTTGTTATTACCTAGTGAACAATTAAGTGTTTAAACTTCTGTAAGTTTATACAATGGTTACTTATAAAGCTAAGCCtcctttttacattatttaagtaCTGTCATGTTTAGACAGAAACAACCGCAACTGAACGGCATACGAATGTGAGGTGTATATGTTTTTAAAGTCCTCTCATTCTTCATACCACTATGTACGAGCTTATTACTTTGCATAAATCAAGCAAAGGATATTATTGCCACAAAAGATTATTCAAATTTGTGACTTGATTGTGTGCTTGACGTAATGCAGAAAAAACATCTAATATTACAGGTTAGATCGTAGATCCTAATGAAGCACAAAAAGTAAGAATCAGCCTAGATATATGTACAGTTCTTTGCAATCTAGCTGCCCGAAACAGTTAAAAAGAACTCAAGTAATTATCAAGAACCGTGTGGATACAGTAAATTCTGAAGACAATAAAGTGCAAATCAATTGCTAGATAAGAGACTCATCCTCATGCAGAGAGAGCAGAGGCGACTTTGGAAGGAAGAAGTTCACATTATACAGAGGATTTATGCAGAGGAATCTCAAGTGGGAGACCTATAACAGGAAGAGGATGTGAGCCAGGTGGAGCTGAACTGGAAGCGGACACACATTTTAAGGCTTTTCTGTGACCAGTCTTGATCTCACAGTCAGGTTAGTTGTTATTAGGAATAGTCCTCTTGGATTGAGGCGAAATAATGTGAATATTTTAGACATCGGGATTGACTTGAGAGAATCCTGTCAAGGCTTGATGTTGCATATTACATCTGCTGAATGGTGATGAATGACTGTGGGTAATGCTGTAGTGTCTCCTCTGAATGAAGGTTGTTCATTCAGAACGACAATTGTTCACTGATGTGGTACACTAATATACAAAAATGCCAAAAGCCAGTTCTCTCTTGATAGGAAAATGTCTTCCTCAGACTGGTCCCTTAGGGGCTGTATGGCGGGGGCTTCTCATCGGGTGGGTAATAAGGAGGAGAATAACATGGTGGGACCATATTTGGCCACATGAGACTGGCTCCAGACTGGGAGTCATCAGACAGGCCTGAAGAGTCAGGAAACATGCTGGCACCCTGTAAAGACATTACCACACATATAATACACCATCAAAACATTTAAAGCTAAAGCTCTAAGGCTCTAAATCAGGGTTATTatttaaactaaaaccataaaaaaactgttatttgtaataaataaaaaagcttaaGTGTTAAACTTACAAGGTAAaatttgtcattttcttttagtttatgtttggttactaaaatacaaaaaaagtaataaataaaaaaagtcaaactaagaaatattaattatatacattattatgtgtataaaatatttatatgtatatttatatattatattatatatttatattaatatgtatatattttattaaaaatattaacaaaaactataataagaTACCAATGATAATagatcattaatatttttttataccaTGGGAATGATCTTTTTGTgcttattgtttatttgaatacattttgaaaaataatggtTTGAACTAAGTTAACAATAACTGAAAATCTTTTTGTGCTTACTgcttatttgcatatatttttaaaaataattaaatgcattaagcTAATGTTAATTGGcatgtgtatttaaaaaataaaagattaatagaaatatacaatataaacaatatattatatagtaataatcactttatatctacatttcatatatttcatatattattaaatatactaCAAAATAAAACTATGTATGTGGTGctctattatattttattgtattatacagTTTGTATTTTTATCTCATCGAACAAGCATTGTAGAAAAAGTCTGTATCAGAGTGACTTATAAATGCCCACTAAAGCATGCAACAGAAAGTGGGATGACAGC is part of the Carassius carassius chromosome 33, fCarCar2.1, whole genome shotgun sequence genome and harbors:
- the zbtb33 gene encoding transcriptional regulator Kaiso, producing MSKLKLISAADTQYPASLLRSINDERHSGLFCDVTIIVQDRKFKAHKCVLSASSTYFRQLFSVAGQVVELNFIKADIFDMILNYIYTSKIYRVRSDRLEDLISASQALGVTFLANLGAPLAQVKGLPGLSKESDNNTISSSEKNETGGENMPIITETFSLSAEEFNMACGNTETIQEVDSDSDDVLFVSKIEAPQAQKTKISDVNDKEGGPEAKKQKVTCEEGIASKDSTAQERNNKLSSERDTSLQNNLEPQPDVVLLSNPEASSSVLTSPVRLSSNSEPTTPAGVNSLPSDPHSTSLPLDNNEVLGVQKKKVLLEHSPDHPGKIRLSDVRPMYSTNNGPVPAINMAMTVLGKKTITLDKASEIDSLSPGCKVYANIGEDTYDIVPVKEDTVEGLAPGRKSQTPHSVPSVTSHSPRGKKKIKLDQEDHYELIMDGKTFYVCIVCKRPYVCLTSLRRHFNTHSWERKYPCHYCSKVFALAEYRTKHEITHTGERRYQCLLCSETFLNYQILSTHCKQMHNQDPSGRKEKDDSCNNLYRLLPCKTLQFKPYSFVSEEPGEIPVIAEDGTVQHVDPDKEHFTNQPLPASQSKAMTWDDIFVDSEAQNRAAAHVRLDPPPRPIDQINAETRNEFEFVIPETY